The Polymorphobacter megasporae genomic sequence AACGGACTGACTGCCGGCAAGAAATACGACGTGACGTTCTCGTGGGCGGCGTCGCAGCTCCGCAACCGAACCGGTGCGACCACCGAGCAACTGCTTGTCGGCTTCGGCTCGGCAACCCAGGCGACGGAGGTCGTTGCGGTCCCGAGTGAGGGCTTCCGCGGCTGGTTCAATGAAAAGTTTTCCTTCACTGCCGGAGGCGCGAGCCAAGTGCTTTCGTTTCTCTCGGTCGGAACCCCGAACGGGCTCCCGCCGATCGCCGCGCTTCACGGCGTTTCGGTCGTAGCCGGAGTACCCGAGCCTTCGGCTTGGCTGCTGATGATCGCGGGCTTCGGTTTGGTCGGTTTTTCCGCCCGCCGTCGCGCGCGCGGTGTCGCCGCCTGACTCTCATGTCCGCGTTTGTGGGGGGGCGAGGAGAAATTCTCGTCCCTGTTTTTATACCTCGTCCACGGCAAGATGGGTATTTAAACCACTGTTATTCCACTCGATGCTGAGGGCTTATTGACGTTGTTCGTGCGAGGACCATACGCTCCGGTTGCCGTATTCGACATCGCGGCAACATGGGGAATGATGTGATGCCATACCTGAAATATCTAGCCTCGACTATGATTGCAGTCGCAGCCCTGCATGGGGCGTCGGCCT encodes the following:
- a CDS encoding PEPxxWA-CTERM sorting domain-containing protein, with product MKYLVALLVAASAVAPAAAVNLVTNGGFEASSYTSNTQFGAGFGGQGVTGWTGAGGNQLQFYFVGGTQTTTNAVNQFGDPQGYFRPNFSTLSPNGGNFVALDGDSDYRGQISQTLNGLTAGKKYDVTFSWAASQLRNRTGATTEQLLVGFGSATQATEVVAVPSEGFRGWFNEKFSFTAGGASQVLSFLSVGTPNGLPPIAALHGVSVVAGVPEPSAWLLMIAGFGLVGFSARRRARGVAA